One window from the genome of Hippoglossus hippoglossus isolate fHipHip1 chromosome 6, fHipHip1.pri, whole genome shotgun sequence encodes:
- the fjx1 gene encoding four-jointed box protein 1 — translation MRVVSANLFALLLLCALASVFYVWSPLETRLERQKRRLSAPGGGAFHQGLPADLSAKTFRALLAVPAAQRPHLGGRLEAPNLTHQTVSAGSRDYHMNEDTKGSTRREGPVKLGSPVEDGVFWGEWLEDLRPVGFTEEYARGWRERARTHRVVKLEPGCGRRSNQLATFADGTKACVRYGINADQVQGETLTYYLASLLGITNLPPLVLSQLSGDSEQWAAVRTRVDALQWSDRAVVSLTEWVSNLTGVVTPAPLRQESSGLHPVLEQLGNKTAAELLELMQWSDLILFDYLTANFDRLVSNLFSLQWDSRVMERDTNNLLKTPRGDLVFIDNEAGLVHGFRVLNMWEKYHSTVLSSVCVFRKRTTERVAELHRRRDSRKRLLELYRDSEPLSVELGFLSDEHAGVLQDRIDRLHKHILNCRGKYSQL, via the coding sequence ATGAGGGTCGTTTCAGCAAACTTGTTcgccctgctcctcctgtgcGCCCTTGCAAGTGTTTTCTACGTGTGGAGCCCACTGGAGACGCGCTTGGAGCGGCAAAAGCGGAGGCTCTCAGCCCCCGGCGGAGGGGCTTTCCACCAGGGTCTCCCGGCGGACCTCTCCGCTAAAACTTTCCGGGCATTGCTCGCTGTCCCGGCGGCACAAAGACCGCACTTGGGGGGCAGACTCGAGGCTCCCAACCTCACCCATCAAACTGTCTCCGCAGGAAGTCGAGATTACCATATGAATGAGGATACCAAGGGGTCAACGCGGAGGGAGGGCCCGGTCAAGTTGGGCTCCCCGGTGGAGGATGGGGTATTTTGGGGCGAATGGCTGGAGGATCTCCGCCCTGTGGGCTTCACGGAGGAATATGCTCGGGGCTGGCGAGAGAGAGCCAGGACGCACCGGGTGGTGAAGCTGGAGCCGGGATGCGGCAGGAGGTCCAACCAGCTCGCCACTTTCGCGGACGGGACCAAAGCGTGTGTGCGTTACGGGATAAACGCTGATCAGGTGCAGGGAGAAACTTTGACATATTACCTCGCCAGTTTGCTGGGCATCACCAACCTGCCTCCCCTGGTGCTGTCCCAGCTGAGCGGGGACAGCGAGCAGTGGGCGGCTGTGAGGACGCGGGTCGACGCTCTGCAGTGGAGCGACCGGGCCGTGGTGTCTCTCACCGAGTGGGTCTCCAACCTCACCGGGGTGGTCACACCTGCGCCGCTCAGGCAGGAGAGCAGCGGGCTGCACCCGGTGCTCGAGCAGCTCGGGAACAAGACggcggcggagctgctggagctgatgCAGTGGAGCGACCTGATCCTGTTCGACTACCTGACGGCGAACTTCGACAGGCTCGTGAGCAATCTGTTCAGCCTGCAGTGGGACTCGCGCGTCATGGAGCGGGACACCAACAACCTGCTGAAGACGCCGCGCGGTGACCTTGTGTTCATCGACAACGAGGCCGGACTCGTGCACGGCTTTCGGGTGTTGAACATGTGGGAGAAGTACCACAGCACGGTGCTGAGCTCCGTGTGCGTGTTCAGAAAGAGGACCACTGAGCGCGTGGCGGAGCTGCACAGGCGCAGAGACTCCAGGAAAAGGCTGCTGGAGCTCTACAGGGACAGCGAGCCTTTGTCTGTGGAATTAGGATTTCTCTCAGACGAGCACGCCGGTGTTCTCCAGGACAGGATAGacagattacacaaacacattttgaattgCAGAGGCAAGTACAGCCAGCTGTGA